The Benincasa hispida cultivar B227 chromosome 9, ASM972705v1, whole genome shotgun sequence genome has a segment encoding these proteins:
- the LOC120086949 gene encoding uncharacterized protein LOC120086949, translating to MVLDSVLSSPNRRTPSFRKSFPNELGSWSTLVQRHHFLLTALALLTFLCTIYLYFAVTLGSSSSCFGLTGTQKAKCQLELAKTSMAKGKLKIL from the coding sequence ATGGTTCTTGACAGTGTCCTTTCTTCTCCTAACAGGAGGACCCCGTCATTCCGAAAGTCCTTTCCAAATGAGTTGGGTAGTTGGTCGACTCTTGTGCAGCGACATCACTTTCTGCTGACAGCACTTGCCCTCTTGACTTTTCTTTGCACAATTTACCTTTACTTTGCTGTCACCTTAGGCTCTTCCTCCTCTTGCTTTGGACTGACTGGGACGCAAAAAGCTAAGTGTCAACTGGAGCTTGCAAAGACTTCCATGGCTAAAGGGAAACTGAAAATTCTTTGA